The following proteins are encoded in a genomic region of Flammeovirga pectinis:
- a CDS encoding Tex family protein, producing the protein MVNITNKIAQVLSISEAQVKDTLALLDDGATVPFISRYRKEVTGSLDEVQVADIRDKALQLRELDKRRESILKSIDDQGKLTDELKSKINKAEIMSALEDIYLPYKPKRKTKASIAKERGLEPLADLLLSPDLSTNIETEAAKFINLEKDVEDTTKALAGARDIIAERLNEDQETRQEIRALFMKKGSFKARVIPGKENEGTKYKDYFDWTEAVGKAPSHRVLAMRRAEKEMIISLDCSPEEEDALYLLEDIHVDRRTPSADQIQLAVKDAYKRLLKPSMETESRLMSKKAADEEAIGVFAENLRQLLLSAPLGQKSVLALDPGFRTGCKLVCLDRQGKLLENTTVYPNEPQRKMAESGATVKYLCEKHNIEAIAIGNGTASRETESFVRNLGLSNVQVVVVNESGASIYSASEIARNEFPDHDLTVRGSVSIGRRLMDPLAELVKIDPKSIGVGQYQHDVDQSALKASLDDVVMSCVNAVGVEVNTASKELLSYVSGLGPSIAQNIVDFRNENGAFTSRTQLKKVARLGPKAYEQCAGFLRIRDAKNPLDTSAVHPESYAIVKKMADDLGVTIKDLMSKEDLHKQIKLDNYVTDSVGIPTLTDILKELAKPGRDPREQFEAFQFAEGVEKMTDLTIGMKLPGIVTNITNFGAFVDIGVHQDGLVHLSQMADRYISDPNEVVKVHQKVQVVVTDIDISRNRIALSMKGSNGDGGARTSSPKKAINRKPQAAQPQRREKEENTENMSMQDKLAMLKNRFK; encoded by the coding sequence ATGGTGAACATAACAAATAAAATTGCTCAAGTACTGAGCATATCAGAAGCTCAGGTTAAAGATACTTTAGCATTATTAGATGATGGAGCTACAGTTCCTTTCATCTCTAGATATAGAAAAGAAGTTACTGGTAGTTTGGATGAGGTCCAAGTTGCTGATATCAGAGATAAAGCTTTACAATTAAGAGAACTCGATAAAAGACGCGAAAGCATCTTAAAAAGTATCGATGACCAAGGTAAACTTACTGATGAATTAAAAAGTAAGATCAATAAAGCTGAAATAATGTCTGCTTTAGAGGATATTTATCTTCCTTATAAGCCAAAGCGTAAGACAAAAGCAAGTATTGCTAAGGAAAGAGGTTTAGAACCTTTGGCAGATTTATTATTATCTCCAGACCTGTCTACTAATATAGAAACTGAAGCTGCGAAGTTTATCAATCTTGAAAAAGATGTAGAAGATACTACAAAAGCATTAGCAGGGGCACGAGATATTATAGCTGAACGTCTTAACGAAGACCAAGAAACTCGTCAAGAAATTCGTGCTCTTTTCATGAAAAAAGGATCTTTCAAGGCAAGAGTCATCCCAGGAAAAGAAAATGAAGGTACTAAGTATAAAGATTACTTCGATTGGACTGAAGCCGTTGGTAAAGCTCCTTCACATAGAGTTTTAGCCATGCGAAGAGCTGAAAAAGAAATGATTATTTCTTTAGACTGCTCACCAGAAGAAGAGGATGCATTATATTTATTAGAAGATATACATGTTGATCGTAGAACTCCAAGTGCAGATCAAATTCAATTGGCGGTAAAAGATGCTTATAAGCGTCTTCTAAAGCCATCAATGGAAACAGAGTCTCGTCTAATGTCTAAAAAAGCAGCAGATGAAGAAGCTATTGGTGTATTTGCAGAGAACTTAAGACAACTTTTACTTTCTGCTCCACTTGGTCAAAAAAGTGTACTTGCACTAGACCCTGGTTTTAGAACAGGTTGTAAATTAGTTTGTTTAGACCGCCAAGGTAAATTATTAGAGAATACTACTGTATATCCAAATGAGCCTCAACGTAAAATGGCAGAATCTGGAGCTACGGTAAAATACCTTTGTGAAAAACATAATATCGAAGCTATCGCAATTGGTAATGGTACTGCTAGTAGAGAAACAGAATCGTTTGTAAGAAACTTAGGTTTATCAAATGTACAAGTTGTTGTTGTAAACGAAAGTGGCGCTTCAATTTATTCTGCTTCTGAAATAGCTAGAAACGAATTCCCAGATCATGACCTTACGGTAAGAGGTTCGGTTTCTATTGGTAGAAGATTGATGGACCCATTAGCAGAGCTAGTGAAAATTGATCCAAAATCAATTGGCGTAGGACAATATCAACATGATGTAGATCAAAGTGCTTTGAAGGCAAGTTTAGATGATGTTGTAATGAGTTGTGTAAATGCAGTAGGTGTAGAAGTAAATACGGCAAGTAAAGAACTTTTATCTTATGTGTCTGGCTTAGGCCCTAGCATTGCACAAAATATTGTAGACTTCAGAAATGAAAATGGAGCATTTACAAGTAGAACTCAACTAAAAAAAGTAGCTCGTTTAGGACCTAAGGCCTATGAACAATGTGCTGGTTTCTTGAGAATCCGTGATGCTAAAAACCCATTAGATACAAGTGCTGTACACCCAGAAAGTTATGCTATTGTTAAAAAAATGGCAGACGATTTAGGTGTTACAATTAAAGATTTAATGTCAAAAGAAGACCTACATAAACAAATCAAGTTAGATAACTATGTAACTGATAGTGTAGGTATTCCAACACTTACAGATATTTTAAAAGAGTTAGCTAAGCCCGGACGAGATCCTCGTGAACAGTTTGAGGCATTTCAATTTGCTGAAGGTGTTGAAAAAATGACTGATTTAACTATCGGAATGAAACTTCCTGGTATTGTTACAAACATCACTAATTTTGGTGCTTTTGTAGATATAGGCGTTCATCAAGATGGGCTTGTACATTTAAGCCAAATGGCTGATCGATACATTTCAGACCCTAACGAGGTTGTCAAAGTACATCAAAAAGTACAAGTAGTAGTTACAGATATTGATATTTCTAGAAACAGAATTGCCCTTTCAATGAAGGGGTCAAATGGCGATGGAGGAGCAAGAACATCATCTCCTAAAAAAGCTATTAATAGAAAACCTCAAGCAGCTCAACCTCAGAGAAGAGAGAAAGAAGAAAACACAGAAAACATGTCAATGCAAGATAAATTGGCTATGTTGAAAAATCGTTTCAAATAG
- a CDS encoding purine-nucleoside phosphorylase — protein MTHKEKVEICVEKIQKLIDGFQPEVGIVLGTGLGGLVNEFDIKYDLSYEKLPHFPLSTVESHKGRLIFGYLNGRKIVAMQGRFHFYEGYDMKEVTFPIRVLKLLGVKALIISNAAGGINPSFQKSDLMIINDHINLMSGNPLIGKNEAEWGDRFPDMFAPYNAELIEKAKSIAEENNLPVHEGVYAAVTGPNLETKAEYKYLSIIGADMVGMSTVPEVIVAVQMKLPVFAVSVVTDLCYEGALKPVELEEILANARNAEPHLSKLIGGLLTKI, from the coding sequence ATGACACATAAAGAAAAAGTAGAGATTTGTGTTGAAAAAATTCAAAAATTAATTGATGGTTTTCAACCTGAGGTAGGAATTGTACTTGGCACTGGATTAGGTGGTCTAGTGAATGAGTTTGATATTAAGTACGACCTATCTTACGAAAAGCTTCCTCACTTTCCCTTATCAACAGTTGAGTCACACAAAGGACGTTTAATTTTTGGCTATTTAAATGGTCGTAAAATTGTAGCAATGCAAGGTCGTTTTCATTTTTATGAAGGATACGACATGAAAGAGGTAACCTTTCCAATTAGAGTTCTAAAACTTCTAGGTGTGAAAGCCTTAATTATATCTAATGCTGCTGGAGGTATTAACCCATCTTTCCAAAAAAGTGATTTGATGATTATTAATGATCACATCAACCTAATGTCTGGAAATCCACTAATTGGTAAAAATGAAGCAGAATGGGGTGATCGTTTTCCAGATATGTTTGCACCATACAATGCAGAGTTAATAGAAAAGGCAAAAAGTATTGCTGAAGAAAATAATTTACCTGTTCACGAAGGTGTATACGCAGCTGTTACAGGACCTAATTTAGAAACAAAAGCAGAATATAAATACTTAAGTATTATTGGAGCTGATATGGTAGGAATGTCTACAGTACCAGAAGTAATAGTTGCTGTACAAATGAAGTTACCTGTATTTGCAGTCTCTGTTGTGACAGATTTATGTTATGAAGGTGCTTTAAAACCTGTTGAGTTAGAAGAAATTTTAGCGAATGCTCGTAATGCAGAACCACATTTATCGAAATTAATAGGTGGTTTACTCACAAAAATTTAA
- a CDS encoding universal stress protein, with protein sequence MDKTLSALLPLDLTYIDDAILKYSLTASPVFLVKKIILLHILKDNSANEEVEYNGKLVTRKDMAEQKMQALVDKYKDLNTRNIEFSIQIGESNDPTNKILKATRKNKVDLIIAGKKNIAEGSGTIARLLTRYAFCTVLTVSENPKVPIQKAVVPIDFSEMSKKAMKDAIEVAKRNNMELVIIHIYALPTGYHTSGKTQQEYASVLQQHAEKRCKNFLKQFDLEGITYKLRLHFDQHGNNEAKIISNISLVEDADLIIMGSRGRSALAATFIGSTTENLLKQHTTISTLVVKDRVRNLGLFGALLEI encoded by the coding sequence ATGGATAAGACACTATCGGCACTTTTACCTCTAGACTTAACATATATAGATGATGCAATCTTAAAGTATTCTTTAACTGCATCTCCTGTATTCTTAGTAAAGAAAATTATCTTACTTCATATTTTGAAGGATAATTCGGCAAACGAAGAAGTTGAATATAATGGTAAATTAGTCACGAGAAAAGATATGGCTGAGCAGAAAATGCAAGCCTTAGTCGACAAATATAAAGACCTAAATACGCGTAATATTGAATTTTCGATTCAAATTGGCGAATCTAACGATCCTACAAATAAAATATTAAAGGCAACTCGTAAAAATAAAGTTGACCTTATTATTGCAGGTAAAAAAAATATCGCTGAAGGTAGTGGTACAATAGCACGTCTATTAACAAGATATGCTTTCTGTACTGTATTAACCGTATCAGAAAATCCTAAAGTACCGATTCAAAAGGCAGTTGTTCCTATCGACTTTTCTGAGATGTCTAAAAAGGCAATGAAAGATGCAATAGAAGTAGCAAAAAGAAATAATATGGAATTAGTGATAATTCATATTTATGCGCTACCTACCGGCTATCATACATCAGGAAAAACACAACAAGAATATGCATCCGTTCTACAGCAACATGCTGAAAAAAGGTGTAAGAATTTCTTAAAACAATTTGATTTAGAGGGTATAACTTACAAGTTAAGGTTACACTTTGATCAACATGGAAATAATGAAGCTAAAATCATCTCTAATATATCGTTAGTAGAAGATGCTGATCTTATAATTATGGGGTCTAGAGGTCGATCTGCTTTAGCAGCTACTTTTATTGGTAGCACTACAGAAAATTTACTTAAGCAACATACCACCATATCTACTTTAGTTGTTAAAGATAGAGTTAGAAACCTTGGTTTATTTGGAGCTTTACTAGAGATCTAA
- the frr gene encoding ribosome recycling factor, whose translation MEEEIGMYIDEAKDLMENAIKHTQHELKKIRAGKASASMLDGLVVDYYGAPTPIGQVASTSTPDAHSVVVKPWEKNMLAGIEKAIRDSDLGVNPINDGEQVRINMPPLTEERRRDLVKKVKGEIEKGKISLRNARKETNDGLKKLLKDGAAEDAVKDAEKTVQDLTNSFTAKIDQIFVEKEKDIMTI comes from the coding sequence ATGGAAGAGGAAATAGGAATGTATATAGATGAGGCTAAGGATTTAATGGAAAATGCCATTAAACACACTCAACATGAATTGAAAAAAATTCGTGCTGGTAAAGCTTCTGCTTCAATGTTGGATGGTTTAGTAGTAGATTACTACGGAGCACCAACTCCTATTGGCCAAGTAGCATCAACTTCTACACCTGATGCTCATTCTGTAGTTGTTAAACCTTGGGAAAAAAATATGCTTGCAGGAATCGAGAAGGCAATTCGTGATTCTGATTTAGGTGTAAACCCAATTAACGATGGTGAGCAAGTACGTATTAACATGCCTCCATTAACAGAAGAGCGTCGTCGTGACCTTGTTAAAAAGGTGAAAGGCGAAATCGAAAAAGGTAAAATTAGCCTTAGAAATGCACGTAAAGAAACTAACGATGGCTTGAAAAAGTTATTGAAAGACGGTGCCGCAGAAGACGCTGTTAAAGATGCAGAAAAGACAGTTCAAGATCTTACAAATAGCTTTACAGCTAAAATAGATCAAATATTTGTTGAAAAAGAAAAAGATATCATGACTATCTAG
- the pyrH gene encoding UMP kinase, whose translation MKYKRVLLKLSGEALMGEQQYGIDPNRLEQYAKEIKKVVDQEVEVAIVIGAGNIFRGMQASKLGIDRVQGDHMGMLATVINGMALQSALEGAGVYSRLMSGIQMDQVCEPFIRRRAVRHLEKNRVVIFGAGTGNPYFTTDSAASLRAIEIDADVVLKGTRVDGIYTSDPEKNPDAVKIDELTFDKALSDNLKIMDLTAFTLCKENKLPIIVFDMNKPDNLFQLMSGAKVGTIVTQ comes from the coding sequence ATGAAATATAAAAGAGTTCTTCTGAAATTGAGTGGCGAAGCCCTAATGGGTGAGCAACAATATGGTATTGATCCAAATAGATTGGAACAATACGCAAAAGAGATTAAAAAAGTAGTAGACCAAGAGGTCGAAGTTGCCATTGTTATCGGAGCAGGAAACATTTTTCGTGGAATGCAAGCTAGTAAACTAGGTATTGACAGAGTTCAAGGAGACCACATGGGTATGCTTGCTACTGTTATTAACGGTATGGCATTACAAAGTGCTTTAGAAGGTGCAGGTGTTTATTCTCGTTTAATGTCAGGTATTCAGATGGATCAGGTTTGCGAACCGTTTATCCGTAGAAGAGCTGTACGTCATTTAGAGAAAAACAGAGTTGTAATTTTTGGTGCAGGTACAGGTAATCCTTATTTCACTACAGATTCGGCAGCTTCTTTAAGAGCTATTGAAATTGATGCAGATGTTGTATTAAAAGGAACAAGAGTTGATGGTATTTACACTTCGGATCCCGAGAAGAATCCAGATGCTGTAAAAATCGATGAGTTAACTTTTGATAAAGCACTTTCTGATAATTTAAAAATTATGGACCTTACAGCTTTTACACTTTGTAAGGAAAATAAATTACCAATTATTGTATTTGATATGAATAAGCCAGATAACTTATTCCAATTAATGTCGGGTGCAAAAGTAGGTACTATTGTAACGCAGTAA
- a CDS encoding M43 family zinc metalloprotease, with product MLSIKKITVLVSLFFSFFSIVTAQEIPLQRHCRSTLHEPVFTYSQAKSYLSNRRVNAMNRTNISNLPVIVHVIYNLDEKNTKHNNISSEQILSQINSTNRDLLHQNNNRTQTLDEFSSDAVNSLVELKMAVYSPDGQVLVEPGINRIQGSLKGDDEYSISQVDQIIADNIWDHEKYMNIWVVPLTNNWLGYAYFPNYTDLQGLDQVSNGEVATSSRDGIVIDTHFFGSNEFDEGYDLENHYDLGRTLTHELGHYLGLLHIWGVGSASCSKDDYCDDTPQISSSHSGSRYCNATTGEEVKLLCDSAALIFDSSQYQNYMDYTNDSCMTMFSLDQKSRIDVILTDAPARNTLNQNMPTGTITLEVNPGTDLNALTWTISEDDNVSGFIVEKSINKQGYKIISAILSPNDNAFSVTSESVDTRVTYRVYAVNNTGASFSKSSNTITIYNGIVGLDTKQREKFTIYPNPSEGIFKLKPAQYISQCGLLEVWSSSGALILSKEINTSSAEVSIDLSSYPRGTYFMKLSSDLGVFTQRCIKL from the coding sequence ATGTTATCAATAAAAAAAATTACAGTATTAGTTTCACTATTTTTTTCATTTTTTTCTATCGTTACGGCTCAGGAAATACCTCTTCAAAGACATTGTAGAAGTACATTACATGAACCCGTTTTTACTTATAGTCAGGCAAAATCTTACCTTTCTAATAGAAGAGTAAATGCGATGAACAGAACAAACATCTCTAATTTACCTGTTATTGTTCATGTAATCTATAATCTTGATGAAAAAAATACTAAACATAATAATATTTCATCCGAACAAATACTTTCTCAGATAAATTCTACGAATAGAGACTTATTACACCAGAATAATAATCGTACTCAAACACTAGATGAATTTTCATCTGATGCCGTAAATTCTTTAGTAGAATTAAAAATGGCTGTTTATAGTCCGGATGGTCAAGTACTGGTTGAGCCAGGGATAAATAGAATTCAAGGTTCTTTAAAGGGTGATGATGAATATTCTATATCTCAGGTTGATCAGATTATTGCTGACAATATTTGGGATCATGAAAAGTATATGAATATATGGGTTGTACCATTAACGAATAACTGGTTAGGATATGCTTATTTTCCTAATTACACTGATTTACAGGGTTTAGATCAAGTAAGTAACGGAGAAGTTGCGACAAGTTCGAGAGATGGTATTGTTATAGATACTCATTTCTTTGGATCTAATGAATTTGATGAAGGTTATGATCTAGAAAATCATTATGATTTAGGACGTACGCTGACACATGAACTTGGGCATTACCTTGGATTACTTCATATATGGGGTGTAGGTAGTGCAAGTTGTTCTAAAGATGATTATTGTGATGACACGCCTCAAATTAGTAGTTCACATTCAGGCTCGCGTTATTGTAATGCCACTACAGGAGAAGAAGTCAAATTACTTTGTGATTCTGCAGCATTAATATTTGATTCAAGCCAATATCAAAACTATATGGACTATACAAATGATTCTTGTATGACGATGTTTAGTCTTGATCAGAAATCTAGAATTGATGTAATTTTAACTGATGCTCCTGCAAGAAATACACTTAATCAAAATATGCCTACAGGTACAATTACATTAGAAGTAAATCCTGGTACAGACTTAAATGCTTTAACTTGGACTATTAGTGAAGATGATAATGTATCTGGCTTTATCGTTGAAAAATCGATAAATAAACAAGGGTATAAAATTATTAGTGCTATTCTTTCTCCAAATGATAACGCATTCTCAGTAACATCAGAGAGTGTAGATACTAGGGTGACTTATAGAGTTTATGCTGTTAATAATACAGGAGCATCATTTTCAAAATCATCTAATACGATTACAATCTATAATGGAATAGTGGGTTTAGATACAAAGCAAAGAGAAAAATTCACTATCTATCCTAACCCTTCGGAAGGTATTTTTAAATTGAAACCTGCTCAATACATTAGTCAATGTGGCTTATTAGAAGTTTGGTCTTCCTCTGGAGCCTTAATTTTATCAAAAGAAATCAATACTAGTTCTGCTGAAGTTAGTATTGATTTGAGCAGTTACCCTAGAGGTACTTACTTTATGAAACTGAGCTCAGATCTTGGTGTATTTACACAACGTTGTATTAAATTATAG
- a CDS encoding MFS transporter, whose product MLEIQKKLSSSFFVLLSLPSTAMGFALSIQIAALSWILNTKYGFDIHEVGIVWAAGPIAGIIGQPLAGLASDKVWFFGGRRRPFILIGGVLTSLMLLALPNIHIISDFLGFEPTKAVGDLAEGQFAASIYVAIAVALVLDLSINISFNPTRSIIADVTNDDTVTKGYTWMQTISGTFGVLAYFIGSVLGNNELIYIGVLLVFVFSVIPVFFIEEPKSLKETNEEIHEGKSETDKEGFIKVLLAHAPTWLGIQTMFVFMFAYVQQKYPDFSSKEVGSVINWSFLIFNAVAAVLPAFILEPITHRIGRVKTHAICIGIMALGYAGMIALGGTSEYMIYGMMVILGIGWAATVSLPFAIMSEKVEKSKMGFYMGIFNLSVVLPQLAVSVFVSKYLAEAADKTVMFYIAAIALGVSAVLWLFVKDSTSPEEGKVKTTGGGHH is encoded by the coding sequence ATGTTAGAAATTCAAAAAAAATTATCATCCTCATTTTTCGTACTTCTCAGTTTACCCTCTACGGCAATGGGTTTTGCCCTTTCTATACAAATTGCTGCTCTGAGTTGGATTTTAAATACTAAATATGGTTTCGATATTCATGAAGTTGGAATTGTTTGGGCAGCGGGTCCTATAGCAGGTATTATCGGTCAGCCTTTAGCAGGTTTAGCCTCTGATAAAGTTTGGTTTTTTGGAGGAAGGCGCCGTCCATTTATATTAATAGGAGGGGTACTCACTTCGTTAATGTTATTAGCATTACCAAATATTCATATTATTTCTGATTTCTTAGGCTTTGAACCTACAAAAGCAGTTGGAGATTTAGCAGAAGGCCAATTTGCAGCGTCTATTTATGTTGCAATTGCAGTAGCATTAGTACTTGATTTATCTATAAATATAAGTTTTAACCCAACAAGGTCTATTATTGCAGACGTCACAAATGATGATACCGTAACAAAAGGATATACTTGGATGCAAACAATATCTGGTACTTTTGGTGTATTAGCCTATTTTATTGGTTCTGTTTTAGGGAATAATGAGTTAATTTATATCGGTGTTTTATTAGTATTTGTCTTTTCTGTAATACCAGTCTTCTTTATTGAAGAGCCAAAGAGTTTAAAAGAAACTAATGAGGAAATTCATGAAGGAAAATCAGAAACAGATAAGGAAGGTTTTATAAAAGTATTACTAGCACATGCACCTACATGGTTAGGTATTCAAACTATGTTTGTATTTATGTTTGCTTATGTACAGCAGAAATATCCAGACTTTTCTTCTAAAGAAGTAGGAAGTGTTATTAACTGGTCTTTCTTAATATTTAATGCTGTTGCAGCTGTATTGCCAGCATTTATCTTAGAACCAATAACGCATAGAATAGGAAGAGTGAAAACGCATGCAATTTGTATTGGTATAATGGCTTTAGGTTACGCTGGTATGATTGCTTTAGGTGGTACGTCAGAATATATGATTTACGGTATGATGGTTATTCTTGGTATTGGTTGGGCAGCAACAGTATCACTTCCATTTGCTATAATGTCAGAGAAAGTAGAAAAATCAAAAATGGGATTCTATATGGGTATATTTAATTTATCTGTAGTATTACCTCAATTAGCAGTATCAGTTTTTGTTAGTAAATACCTTGCTGAAGCAGCAGATAAAACAGTAATGTTCTACATCGCAGCAATTGCATTAGGAGTATCAGCAGTTTTATGGTTATTTGTAAAAGATAGTACTTCTCCTGAAGAAGGTAAAGTAAAAACTACAGGTGGTGGTCATCACTAA